The following proteins come from a genomic window of Blastococcus sp. HT6-30:
- a CDS encoding YnfA family protein, with translation MTVTRSLLLFALAALAEIGGAWLVWQGVREHRGWGWIGAGVIALGLYGLVATLQPDAHFGRILAAYGGVFVAGSLAWGMVVDGFHPDRYDIAGALLCLVGVAVIMYAPRGA, from the coding sequence GTGACCGTCACCCGCTCGCTGCTGCTGTTCGCCCTCGCCGCGCTCGCCGAGATCGGCGGCGCCTGGCTGGTGTGGCAGGGCGTCCGGGAGCACCGCGGCTGGGGGTGGATCGGGGCCGGGGTGATCGCGCTCGGGCTGTACGGCCTCGTGGCCACGCTGCAACCCGACGCGCACTTCGGCCGGATCCTCGCCGCGTACGGCGGGGTCTTCGTCGCCGGATCGCTGGCCTGGGGCATGGTCGTCGACGGGTTCCACCCTGACCGGTACGACATCGCCGGCGCGCTCCTCTGCCTCGTCGGCGTCGCGGTGATCATGTACGCCCCGCGCGGCGCGTAG
- a CDS encoding class I SAM-dependent methyltransferase, whose amino-acid sequence MPEPSTWMRMTQEDPEHSAAYVQRFRTLAEQGMDLVGEARLVDAMLPRGSRVLDAGCGPGRVGAHLHEVGHHVVGVDVDPVLVAAAEEDHPGPRWLVGDLAELDLTAHGITEPFDAIVSAGNVMAFLAPSTRDAVLRRLRAHVAPEGRAVIGFGAGRGYEFDEFLTDAGAAGWAPDVLLSTWDLRPFTPESDFLVAVLRPV is encoded by the coding sequence GTGCCGGAGCCCAGCACGTGGATGCGGATGACCCAGGAGGACCCGGAGCACTCGGCGGCCTACGTGCAGCGGTTCCGCACGCTGGCCGAGCAGGGGATGGACCTGGTCGGTGAGGCGCGGTTGGTCGACGCGATGCTGCCCCGCGGGTCGCGGGTCCTGGACGCGGGCTGCGGGCCGGGGCGGGTCGGCGCCCACCTGCACGAGGTCGGGCACCACGTCGTCGGCGTCGACGTCGACCCGGTGCTCGTCGCCGCCGCGGAGGAGGACCATCCCGGCCCGCGCTGGCTGGTCGGCGACCTGGCCGAGCTCGACCTGACCGCCCACGGCATCACCGAGCCGTTCGACGCGATCGTCAGCGCCGGGAACGTGATGGCGTTCCTGGCTCCCTCGACGAGGGATGCGGTGCTGCGCCGGCTCCGGGCGCACGTGGCTCCCGAGGGGCGGGCCGTCATCGGCTTCGGCGCGGGCCGCGGTTACGAGTTCGACGAGTTCCTGACCGACGCAGGGGCGGCCGGCTGGGCACCGGACGTGCTGCTCTCCACCTGGGACCTGCGGCCGTTCACCCCCGAGTCGGACTTCCTGGTCGCCGTCCTCCGCCCCGTCTGA
- a CDS encoding helix-turn-helix domain-containing protein, with the protein MTPDPAPFPEAVAEAMRTELPRVAERAVEEIIVAVPGYADAFLGPMGRKISTAVELTLRGFLQLAAAGGNADAGTPGGSVVEAAYALGRGEARSGRSMDALLAAYRVGARVSWRDMSAAAVTAGLGPEALARFAELVFAYIDQLSAASVAGHADELASSGRARQRMLERLAHGLLTGGPHTELVALAQRAEWTAPRTLTAVLLPDGRTRGAMVSLDPRTLVAAEDVPDVDRTGDLAVLLVPDAEGAARGALLRGLGGREAVVGPARPWWNVQASYRRALRALRLGMTPGDGGPLDTDARLAELVVRADEDALADLRARVLAPLESVGDTAREKLTETLRSWLLHHGRREQVAAALFVHPQTVRYRMTQLRELYGPRLEDPQTVRDLTVALGVALPAAPPTPGEQ; encoded by the coding sequence ATGACACCGGACCCCGCGCCCTTCCCCGAAGCGGTCGCGGAGGCGATGCGCACCGAGCTGCCGAGGGTGGCCGAGCGCGCGGTCGAGGAGATCATCGTCGCGGTGCCGGGCTACGCCGATGCGTTCCTCGGCCCGATGGGGCGCAAGATCTCCACCGCTGTCGAGCTGACCCTCCGTGGGTTCCTCCAGCTGGCCGCCGCCGGCGGCAATGCCGACGCCGGCACGCCCGGGGGGTCGGTCGTCGAGGCCGCGTACGCCCTCGGCAGGGGAGAGGCGCGCAGCGGGCGCTCGATGGACGCGCTGCTGGCCGCCTACCGGGTCGGCGCCCGGGTGTCCTGGCGGGACATGAGCGCCGCCGCGGTCACCGCCGGTCTGGGGCCGGAGGCGCTCGCCCGGTTCGCCGAGCTGGTCTTCGCCTACATCGACCAGCTGTCCGCCGCGAGCGTCGCCGGCCACGCCGACGAGCTGGCGTCCAGCGGCCGGGCCCGCCAGCGCATGCTCGAGCGCCTGGCGCACGGGCTGCTCACCGGCGGCCCGCACACGGAGCTGGTGGCGCTGGCGCAGCGGGCCGAGTGGACGGCGCCGCGCACCCTCACGGCCGTCCTGCTCCCGGACGGCCGGACCCGGGGCGCGATGGTCTCCCTCGACCCGCGCACGCTCGTCGCCGCCGAGGACGTCCCCGACGTGGACCGGACCGGGGATCTCGCCGTGCTGCTGGTGCCGGACGCCGAGGGTGCCGCCCGCGGGGCGCTGCTGCGCGGACTCGGGGGCCGCGAGGCGGTGGTCGGGCCGGCGCGACCCTGGTGGAACGTCCAGGCGTCGTACCGCCGGGCGCTGCGGGCGCTGCGCCTCGGGATGACACCGGGCGACGGCGGGCCGCTGGACACCGACGCCCGCCTGGCCGAGCTGGTCGTGCGCGCCGACGAGGACGCCCTGGCCGACCTGCGGGCCCGGGTGCTGGCGCCCCTGGAGTCGGTGGGGGACACCGCGCGCGAGAAGCTGACCGAGACCCTGCGCTCCTGGCTGCTGCACCACGGCCGGCGCGAGCAGGTCGCCGCGGCCCTCTTCGTGCACCCGCAGACCGTCCGCTACCGGATGACGCAGCTGCGGGAGCTCTACGGGCCGCGCCTGGAGGACCCGCAGACGGTCCGGGACCTCACCGTGGCCCTCGGCGTCGCCTTGCCCGCGGCTCCGCCGACGCCGGGCGAGCAGTGA
- a CDS encoding helicase, with protein sequence MLAVPFRAPAPGAVWHPGLQAHVWVGRELPAELAPYDPPPYGLERFLEDELNDMPRPLPEARQLTPRDQQCDGADVVATHAASGGRVFLLGDDPGVGKTGTAILAVKAIAEQRDVHTVLVIADRPAAITIPHWTRSIGGFGDGGLRWCVTTWDRLGKVAKLRFDVVVADEAHMVRHTTTQRWKHWKAVSGAARVKDPPYVLAATATPAHTPLELPYLAPEFAARHGESIKEWADLPKALERHRFHVERGRYGWQWTDDVDGRRADLARLQSWLADADPPATLHRPAPWGPVSVTGTPVLLTPAERASYEAEWSEFRAEMQLARRGRQAARGRAALLRFRQKAGLIRVQATVDWIRAQVEAERQVAVSVEFVETAADPIREALLDGGIPVAGIYGRDRFDVEAERLRFQRGEATVCVFTVTASISLHAGELLPDGSSASGPRGWGCSTSRGSPASRPAR encoded by the coding sequence GTGCTGGCCGTGCCGTTCCGCGCCCCCGCGCCGGGCGCCGTCTGGCACCCGGGCCTGCAGGCGCACGTGTGGGTCGGCCGGGAGCTCCCGGCCGAGCTCGCGCCTTACGACCCACCGCCGTACGGCCTCGAGCGCTTCCTCGAGGACGAGCTCAACGACATGCCGCGACCGCTACCCGAGGCCCGGCAGCTCACGCCGCGCGACCAGCAGTGCGACGGCGCCGACGTGGTGGCGACCCACGCCGCGTCGGGCGGGCGCGTCTTCCTGCTCGGCGACGACCCCGGCGTCGGGAAGACCGGCACGGCGATCCTCGCGGTGAAGGCGATCGCCGAGCAGCGCGACGTCCACACGGTGCTGGTGATCGCCGACCGGCCGGCGGCCATCACAATCCCGCACTGGACCCGCTCGATCGGCGGGTTCGGCGACGGCGGGCTGCGCTGGTGCGTGACCACCTGGGACCGGCTGGGCAAGGTGGCGAAGCTGCGCTTCGACGTCGTCGTCGCCGACGAGGCGCACATGGTCCGGCACACGACGACCCAGCGGTGGAAGCACTGGAAGGCCGTCTCCGGCGCCGCCCGGGTCAAGGACCCCCCGTACGTGCTGGCCGCGACGGCCACACCGGCCCACACGCCGCTCGAACTGCCGTACCTGGCGCCGGAGTTCGCCGCCCGGCACGGGGAGTCGATCAAGGAATGGGCCGACCTGCCGAAGGCGCTGGAGCGGCACAGGTTCCACGTGGAACGTGGCCGCTACGGCTGGCAGTGGACCGACGACGTCGACGGCCGCCGGGCCGACCTGGCCCGCCTGCAGTCCTGGCTGGCCGACGCCGATCCGCCGGCGACCCTCCACCGGCCGGCGCCGTGGGGGCCGGTCTCGGTCACCGGCACGCCGGTGCTGCTGACGCCGGCGGAACGGGCGTCGTACGAGGCCGAGTGGTCGGAGTTCCGGGCAGAGATGCAGTTGGCCCGGCGCGGGCGGCAGGCCGCGCGCGGCCGGGCGGCGCTGCTGCGGTTCCGGCAGAAGGCCGGGCTGATCCGGGTGCAGGCCACCGTCGACTGGATCAGGGCGCAGGTGGAGGCCGAGCGGCAGGTGGCGGTGTCGGTGGAGTTCGTCGAGACCGCGGCCGACCCGATCCGCGAGGCGCTGCTCGACGGCGGCATCCCGGTCGCCGGCATCTACGGCCGCGACCGGTTCGACGTCGAGGCCGAGCGGCTGCGCTTCCAGCGCGGCGAGGCCACCGTCTGCGTCTTCACCGTGACCGCGTCGATCAGCCTGCACGCCGGTGAGCTGCTGCCCGACGGCTCGTCGGCGTCGGGGCCCCGCGGGTGGGGTTGTTCCACCAGCCGCGGTTCTCCGGCATCCAGGCCCGCCAGGTGA
- a CDS encoding DNA polymerase IV codes for MRREASILHLDLDAFFAAVEQRDKPSLRGRPVVVGGVGGRGVVATASYEARAYGARSAMSTAEARRRCPPGTAFLGGRFAAYRRTSDVVMELLRGLSPLVEPVSIDEAYVDLAAGPGHDLSVSGVTELGLSLKERIAAATGGVTGSVGIGTSKLMAKIASDLDKPDGLLVVPPGGELDVLHPLPVTRLGGVGPATAERLRQVGVSTVADLAAKSLPDLVALAGRAHGAGLYALARADDDRGVVPDREVKSVSHEETFERDLTDLAVLGREIDSMATRVGNRLRSSAYSGRTVTVKLRRYDFTTITRSQTLPQPTDDARLIAATARRLLTEAGTSGGLRLLGVGVSGLSLYAQGDLFAQDAESVPEEPAATGTEEPAEQPELPVEKRWWPGQDVRHEELGAGWVWGRGLGRVTVRFEGPSTPPGPVRTLAADDPLLQPAEPPDWRIPE; via the coding sequence ATGCGGCGGGAGGCGAGCATCCTGCATCTGGACCTGGATGCCTTCTTCGCCGCCGTCGAGCAGCGCGACAAGCCCTCCTTGCGCGGCCGGCCCGTCGTCGTCGGGGGCGTCGGTGGACGAGGCGTCGTCGCCACGGCGTCCTACGAGGCGCGGGCCTACGGGGCACGCTCGGCGATGTCCACGGCCGAGGCCCGCCGGCGCTGCCCCCCGGGGACGGCGTTCCTCGGCGGCCGGTTCGCCGCCTACCGGCGCACCTCGGACGTCGTCATGGAACTCCTCCGCGGACTCTCCCCGCTGGTCGAGCCGGTCTCGATCGACGAGGCGTACGTCGACCTCGCCGCGGGGCCGGGGCACGACCTCTCCGTTTCCGGCGTGACGGAACTGGGGCTGAGCCTCAAAGAGCGGATCGCAGCGGCCACCGGGGGCGTCACCGGATCGGTCGGCATCGGCACCTCCAAGTTGATGGCGAAGATCGCCTCCGACCTCGACAAGCCCGACGGCCTCCTCGTCGTCCCGCCGGGCGGCGAGCTCGACGTGCTGCACCCGCTGCCGGTCACCCGCCTCGGCGGGGTCGGCCCCGCGACGGCGGAGCGGCTGCGTCAGGTCGGGGTGTCGACCGTGGCCGACCTCGCCGCCAAGTCGCTGCCCGATCTGGTTGCGCTTGCCGGACGGGCCCACGGCGCGGGGCTGTACGCGCTGGCGCGGGCGGACGACGACCGCGGGGTCGTCCCCGACCGGGAGGTGAAGTCGGTGTCGCACGAGGAGACGTTCGAGCGCGACCTCACCGACCTCGCCGTCCTCGGGCGGGAGATCGACTCGATGGCGACCCGGGTGGGCAACCGGCTGCGGTCCTCGGCGTACTCGGGCCGGACCGTCACGGTGAAGCTGCGGCGGTACGACTTCACCACGATCACCCGGTCCCAGACGCTGCCCCAGCCCACCGACGACGCCCGGCTGATCGCCGCGACCGCCCGTCGGCTGCTCACCGAGGCCGGTACCAGCGGAGGGCTGCGGCTGCTGGGCGTGGGGGTCTCCGGGCTCTCGCTCTACGCCCAGGGCGACCTGTTCGCCCAGGACGCGGAGTCCGTGCCGGAGGAGCCCGCGGCCACCGGCACGGAGGAACCGGCGGAGCAGCCCGAGCTGCCGGTCGAGAAGCGCTGGTGGCCCGGTCAGGACGTGCGGCACGAGGAGCTGGGGGCCGGCTGGGTGTGGGGTCGGGGCCTCGGCCGGGTCACGGTGCGCTTCGAGGGACCGTCGACGCCCCCCGGGCCGGTGCGCACCCTGGCCGCCGACGACCCGCTGCTGCAGCCCGCCGAGCCGCCTGACTGGCGGATCCCCGAGTGA
- a CDS encoding DUF222 domain-containing protein: MNGDRTAGDPRSHAERQADALVALARGALDGGSLPDVRGERPHVRVTIDWFALSAERGAHGVAGGSLGWAGPISPETARRLACDAGVVRVITGPDGLPLDVGRAQRTASAAIRRAVEIRDGHCVFAGCDAPPEWCDVHHVVHWAHGGPTSCDNGALLCERHHTSCHEGRFTIRRDPGTGRWHTYRPDGSEILSRAGP; encoded by the coding sequence ATGAACGGCGACCGCACGGCCGGCGATCCCCGCTCGCACGCCGAACGGCAGGCCGATGCGTTGGTCGCGCTCGCCCGGGGAGCTCTCGATGGCGGCTCGCTCCCCGACGTGCGCGGCGAGCGGCCGCACGTACGCGTGACGATCGACTGGTTCGCGCTCTCCGCCGAGCGCGGCGCCCATGGCGTCGCGGGCGGTTCCCTGGGCTGGGCCGGTCCCATCAGCCCGGAGACGGCGCGGCGGCTGGCCTGCGACGCCGGTGTCGTCCGGGTCATCACCGGCCCGGACGGGCTGCCGCTGGACGTCGGACGCGCGCAGCGGACGGCGAGCGCGGCGATCCGCCGGGCCGTCGAGATCCGCGATGGGCACTGCGTCTTCGCCGGCTGCGACGCCCCGCCCGAGTGGTGCGACGTCCACCATGTCGTGCACTGGGCGCACGGCGGGCCGACGAGCTGCGACAACGGCGCGCTCCTGTGCGAACGGCACCACACCTCGTGCCACGAGGGCCGGTTCACGATCAGGCGAGATCCCGGCACCGGCCGCTGGCACACCTACCGACCGGACGGGTCCGAGATCCTCAGCCGCGCCGGCCCTTGA
- a CDS encoding alpha/beta fold hydrolase, translating into MTENPDEALAARTLGEAGPRVVFVHGLFGQGKNWTTIAKGLADDHRVTLLDLPNHGHSPWTDRIDYVDMAEMVAAELASYGEPVTLVGHSMGGKVAMQLALRRPELLRALVVVDIAPVEYPLQGGRTEDPDEEASPFAAFIAAMRAVDLEALESRADAEAALRTAVPSRMVRSFLLQSLSREEGGDGWHWRLNLELLDRDLGELRGFPEPPPGATFDGPVLWIAGANSHYVLPEDRPHMDALFPATRLVKVKNAGHWVHSEQPEVFLETLRRFLHAVEK; encoded by the coding sequence GTGACGGAGAACCCCGACGAAGCCCTCGCCGCCCGGACGCTGGGCGAGGCCGGACCGCGCGTGGTCTTCGTGCACGGGCTGTTCGGCCAGGGGAAGAACTGGACGACCATCGCCAAGGGCCTGGCCGACGACCACCGGGTGACCCTGCTGGACCTGCCCAACCACGGCCACTCCCCCTGGACCGACCGCATCGACTACGTCGACATGGCGGAGATGGTCGCCGCGGAGCTGGCGTCCTACGGCGAGCCGGTCACGCTGGTCGGCCACTCGATGGGCGGCAAGGTGGCGATGCAGCTGGCGCTGCGCCGGCCGGAGCTGCTGCGGGCCCTGGTGGTCGTCGACATCGCGCCGGTCGAGTACCCGCTGCAGGGAGGACGCACCGAGGACCCCGACGAGGAGGCCTCGCCCTTCGCCGCCTTCATCGCCGCCATGCGGGCCGTCGACCTGGAGGCCCTGGAGTCGCGCGCCGACGCCGAGGCCGCCCTGCGCACCGCCGTCCCCAGCCGGATGGTGCGCAGTTTCCTGTTGCAGAGCCTGAGCCGCGAGGAGGGCGGGGACGGGTGGCACTGGCGGCTCAACCTCGAGCTGCTCGACCGCGACCTGGGTGAGCTGCGCGGCTTTCCCGAGCCGCCGCCGGGCGCCACCTTCGACGGGCCGGTGCTCTGGATCGCCGGCGCGAACTCCCACTACGTGCTGCCGGAGGACCGGCCGCACATGGACGCGCTCTTCCCCGCCACCCGGCTGGTGAAGGTCAAGAACGCCGGGCACTGGGTGCACTCCGAGCAGCCCGAGGTGTTCCTCGAGACGCTGCGCCGCTTCCTCCACGCGGTGGAGAAGTGA